AGCAAGGAGAATCGCCCCGTGGGTAGCCTGGTCCTTTCCGGCGTCGCGCGATCCTTCGGTTCGGTGGCCGCAGTCCGCGACGTCTCCTTCACCGTCCCGAGCGGGATCACGTTCGGCCTGCTCGGTCCCAACGGCGCCGGCAAGACGACGACGATGCGGATGATCCTCGGCATCCTCATCCCCGACCGCGGCACGGTGAGCTGGGACGGCCGGGCCGTCGACTTGCGCGTGCGCCGGCAGTTCGGCTACCTCCCCGAGGAGCGCGGACTGTACGCCAAGCTCAAGGTGCGCGACCAGATCGCGTACTTCGGGCGGCTGCACGGCGTGATGCCGCCCTACGACGCGCGGCGCGCCGAGGCGTGGATCGAGCGGCTGGGACTCCAAGCGTACGCGGACCGGCCGTGCGGCGAGCTCTCGAAAGGCAACCAGCAGAAGGTCCAAGTCGCCTGCGCCGCGCTGCATCAGCCGTCCTTGCTCGTCCTGGACGAGCCCTTCTCCGGGCTCGATCCCGTCAACGCCGACATGCTGCTGGCGACGCTGCGCGAGCTGCAGCGCGAAGGCACCTCGCTGATCCTCTCCTCGCACCAGATGTGGCAGATCGAGGACCTGTGCGAGCAGTTCTGCATCATCGCGGAGGGGACGGTACGAGCCGCCGGGACGCTGACCGAGCTGCGCGCGGGCTGGCCGACGCGCGTCGTGGAGGTCGAACCGGCGACGACCCCGTTGCGCGCGATCCTCGACGCGACGCCCGGCGCGCGCGCGATCGCCGGACCGAACGCCGGGACGCTGACGTACGAGGTTCCGGCCGACCTCGACACCGCGGCGCTGCTGCGGGATTTGGTCGGCGCCGGCGCCATCACGCGGTTCGCGCGCCTCGAGCCGCGGCTCCAGGACGTCTACCTGCGCGCGATCGGAGCCGCGGCATGAGCACGCTGGCGGTGATCTTCAACGCGGAGTTCGTGCGCCGCATCCGCTCGCGGCCCTACCTGATCGGGACCGCGATCGGCGCGCTCGGCGTCGCCCTCATCGCGGTGATCCCCTCGTTCATGGTCCACGCCGTCAGCAGCTCGACGCGCAACCTCGTGCTGGTCGGTCCGCCGGCCCTCACGACGCCGGCCGGGGCGGCGCTGCGTCCCGACTTCAGCGTCGTCGCGGTCCTCCCACGGCTCGACGCGACGCCGACCCTCGCCTTTCTCGACGCGCACCGCCACGCCAGCGCGGTGGCGACGCTCTCGCGCACCGGTAGCCGCCTCCACGCGCTCGTCTACGCCCGCGACCCCTCGCTCTTCCCCTCGTCCTTCGCGCGCGATCTCGGTCCGCTGCAAATCGCGCTCGCGACCGGTGCGCCGCTCGAGAGCGTTCGCTCTCGCTTGACCGTGCCGATCGACGTGCGCGACGTCGCCGGACGCTTCGAGAACGCCGGCGAGGCCGATGCCGCGAAAGCCGTGGCGTACCTGTTCGTGCTCTTGCTCTATCTGGCGATCTTGCTCAACGCGCAGGCGATCTCGACCTCGGTCACCGAGGAGAAGACGAATCGCATCGCCGAGCTGCTCGTCGCCGCGGTCGATCCGGTGCAGCTGCTGACGGCCAAGATCCTGGCCGCCACGGCGACCGGCTTCGTGCAGCTCGGCGTGTGGACGGCGATCGGCTTTCTCGCGGGCAGCAAGCTCACCGAGGGCTTCACGAACGGCGACGTCGGCGCGAACGCGGGCCCGCTGGCGATCAGCAGCAGCGAGATCCTCTTGTTCGTCGCGTTCTTCCTGGTCGGCTTCGCGCAGTACAGCGTCCTCTTCGCCGGGGGCGCGTCGCTGGTGAGCCGCACCGAAGACGTCGGCAGCATCACCGGTCCGCTCATGCTGCCGGTGGTCGGCGCGTTCGTGCTCGCGCAGCTGGGGATCCAGTTCCCCAACGGCCCGCTCATGTCGAGCGCGTCGTTCGTTCCGCTGCTCGCGCCGTTCGTGATGTTCACGCGCATCGCGGTGACGCCGGTCCCGGCCTGGCAGATCGCGCTCTCGCTGGCGATCAACGTCGCGGCCGCGATCCTGTTCGCGCTGATCGCGGGACGCGTCTACCGGGTCGGCATGCTGCTCTACGGCCGGCCGCCGTCGCTGCGCCAGATCGTCGCGGCCATGCGGGCCTGAGGGCGTGCCGCGCGCGCTGCTGCCGATCCTGGCGATCACCTTCGTCGACATCCTCGGCTTCACGCTGCTGATCCCGCTGCTGCCGTTCTATGCGACCACGCTCGGCGCGTCGCCGGTGGTGGTCGGCGCGATCTACGCGACGGTGGCCGTCTGCTCGCTGCTCTCCTCGCCGCTGTGGGGACGGCTGAGCGACCGCATCGGGCGGCGCGGCGTGCTGCTGGCCGCCCAAGTCGCCGCGCTGATCGGCTTCGTGCTGCTGGCCTCCAGCAACACGTTGTGGATGATCTTCGTCGCGCGCGCGATCGAAGGGCTCGGCGGCGGGGGCCTGGGGATCACGCAGGCCTACGTCACCGACGTCACCGCGCCCGAGCAGCGCGCGCGGGCGTTCGGCTTGGTCGGCGCGACCTTCGGGCTGGGCTTTCTGATCGGACCGGCGACGGCCGGGCTGCTGGTCCGCTTCGGCTACCACGTCCCGTTCGCGGCCGCCGCCGGCCTCGAGCTGATCACGGTCATGCTCACGCTCACGCTGCTGCCCGAGTCACGCGGCGCGGTCACCACGCTGCCGCCGCTGCGCGAGGTCAAACGCTCGCTCACGACCGCACCGCTGGGCCGGCTCGTGCTCACGCAGTTCGCGTTCTCGATCGGCTTCACGTCGTGGATCGGCGGCTTCGCCCTGTTCGCGCAGCGCGTGCTCGGGTTCGGGCCCGAGCGCACCTCGCAGGTCTACATCCTCTTCGCCGTGGTCGGCATCGTCGTGCAGGTCGCGCTGATCGGCCGGCTCGTCGCGTGGCTGGGTGAAGGCCGCGTCGCGCTGGCCGGTTTCGCGTGCGCGATCCTCGCCTACGCGACGGTCGCCTTCATCGACCGGGCGGCGTTCTTCTACCCGTTCATCGTGCTGTGGTCGATCTCGGGCTCGCTGATTCGGCCGACGCTGGGATCGCTGATCGCCGACGCGGCGCCCGGCGATCAGCGCGGGACGATCCTGAGCATCAACGACAGCCTCAACAACGTCGCGTTCATCGTCGGACCGCTCATCGCGACGCGCGTCTTGATGGCCGCGCCGCATTTGACCGGCATCGTGCCGGCCTTCTTCTCGGCGGTCGCGCTGGCGCTCGGACTCGGGCTGCTGATGCGCGCGCCGCGCGCCGAAGGACGGCTGGCGACGTGAGGCTGGTCGCGGTCTCCGACACGCACGGCCATCTGCCGGCGCACGCGGTCCCCGACGGCGACGTCCTCATCCACGCCGGCGATCTGACGCGCATGGGGACGCTCGAGCAGATCGCCGCCGCGGGCGCGTGGCTGCGCAGCTTACCGCACCGCGACAAGATCGTCATCGCCGGCAACCACGACTTCGCCTTCGAACGCGAACCGGCGGCGGCGCTGGCGGCGTTCGGCGAGGGCTTCACCTACCTGCTCGACGCGGGCGTGACGATCGCGGGCGTTCGGTTCTGGGGCTCGCCGTGGCAGCCGCAGTTCTTCGACTGGGCCTTCAACCTCGATCGCGGCGCGCCGCTGGCGGAGAAGTGGGCGCTGGTCCCCGGCGATACCGACGTGCTGATCACGCACGGGCCGCCGCAGGGCATCCTCGATCGCACCGCCGGCGGCGACGCGGCCGGCTGCGCGGATTTGCTCGCGCGCGTCGCCGCCGTGCGCCCGCGCGCGCACGTCTTCGGGCACATCCACGAAGCCGCCGGCGTCGTCGAACGCGACGGCACGACGTTCGTCAACGCCTCGATCTGCGATCTGCGCTACCGGCCGGTGAACCCGCCGCGCGTGCTCGACCTCTGAGCCGCGTTCAGCGGGTCGCGATCGCTTCCGCTTCCGCCACCCGCAGCGCCAGGCTCAGCTCGCGCAAGAACGAGGACGCGTCCATGACGATCCCCAGCGTCTGGTGCGAGCCGCGATCGGTCAGCTTGGTGACCGACGAGGGGTTGATGTCGACGCAGACCGTCTTGCACGAGGCCGGCAACAGGTTGCCGACCGCGATCGAATGCAGCAGCGTGCAGACCAACAGCGCCATCCCGAACTCGGGGACGTGGCGGCGCATCGCGCGCTGACACTCGATGACGTCGGTGATGACGTCCGGCAGCGGGCCGTCGTCGCGGATCGAACCGCACAGCACGACCGGAATGTGCTTGCGGTAGGCCTCGTACATCACGCCGCCGGTCAGCAGCCCCGCGTCGATCGCTTCCCGAATGCCGCCCAGCGCGCGGATGCGGTTGACCGTGCGCAAGTGGTGAACGTGGCCCTCTTCGGCGGGGAAGGCGTCTTCGAGCTTGACGCCCAGCGAGGTGCCGAAGAACTGCGACTCGATGTCGTGCACGGCCAGCGCGTTGCCCGCGTAGAGCGCGTTGACGTAGCCGTCGCGAATCAGCTCGGCCAGGTACGGTCCGGCGCCGGTGTGGATGATCGCGGGGCCGCCGACCAGCAGCACCCGCTTCCCGGCGCGCAGCACCGCCAGCAGCTCGCGCGCCAGCTCGCCGAGCAGCGCGTGGCGCGGCTTCTCGGAGGAGACGGCGCTGGCCATGAACTCGAACACGTCGCGCTTGCGCGCGCGAGGCGGGATCGCGATCTTCACGCCGGCGTGTCCGACCACGACCGCGTCGCCGCGCTTCACGTCGGACGGCGCCACCGTCACCGCGCCGCCGTCGTCGAGCACGATCGCGCAGTCCATCTCCGGGTTGGCGACCTCGAGCCACACGCCGCGCACCCGCACCTGGGTCGCGTAGTTCGTCGTCGCGTAGAAGTCGTCGGGCAGGACGCCGTCGGCCGGGGCCGGTTCCAGCGCCACGTCGCCCTCGTCGAGCACCTCGACGCCGGCGTCGCGCTGCAGCTTCTCGAGGATCTCGTCGAGATGCTGCGGGTCTTCGGCTTCGATCCGCAGCCGCGCGTACGAGGGCTCGGTCTTGGTCTGTCCCGACTCGAACTCTTCGATGACGTACGCGGTCCGGTCGTCGTCGGTCAGGATGCCCAGGACGCGGTTGAAGATGCCGGAGTCGATGATGTGCCCGCGCAGCTCGATCCGGCGGACGACCGTTCCAGACGGCGAAGCGGAGCTCATGGGGCTCGTGTTCGTACCGACGCCGCTCGGCAACCTTCGCGACGTGACGCTGCGCGCGCTCGACGTCCTGCGCGACGCCCCGCTGGTGGTGGCCGAAGACTCGCGGGTCGCGCGGCGGCTGCTGACCGCGCTCGGCCTGGGCGCCAAGGACGTTTGGACCTACCAGGAGCACAACGCGCGCGCGGTCACGCCCGGCATCCTCGAGCGGGCCCGGACCGAGACGGTCGCGGTCGTCACCGACGCCGGAACGCCCGGGATCAGCGATCCCGGCTCGGCGCTGGTCGCCGCCGCCCGGGCGGCCGGCATCCCGGTCGAGGTGCTGCCGGGTCCGGCGGCCTTCGTCGTCGCCGCCGTGCTCTCGGGGTTCGACTTGCGCAGCTTTCGCTTTGCCGGGTTCCCCCCGCGCGCGAGCGGCGCCCGCCGAACGGCGTTTCGCGCGGCGCTCGGCGAGACGACGGTCTGGTACGAGGCGCCGCACCGCATCCGCGCGGCGCTGGCCGACTTGGCGGCAGTCGCGCCCGAGCGGCGCGTGTTCCTGGTCCGCGAGCTGACCAAGCTCTACGAGCAGCAAGTGCTGGGCACGGCCGCCGAGATCGACGCGGCCCTGGCGGAGCCGGTGCGCGGTGAGATCGCGTTCGTCGTCGAGGGCGATCCCGCGTCGGACGCGAGCGACGCCGTATCGCCGGACGAGCTCGACGCCGCGATCGACGCGGGCCTGGCGGAAGGGCTGACGATCTCGGCGCTCGCGAAGCGGCTGGCCGACGCCGGCCACGGCGAACGGCGTCACCTCTACGCGCAGGCCAGTGCGCGCAAGGCGGAACGCGCCGGGTCAGACGTCGAGTAGCGCCACCACGTCGAGGACGAAGCCCGGCATCACGGGTCCGCAGTCGAGCTGCGAAATCGACCCCAGCTCTTGGTGGGCGCCGTCGACCCAGCGATCGACGGTCCGTTCGTAGGGGTCGACGAGGACGACCAGATGTGCGCCGTGGCGCGACCAGTTCGCGCACTTGCGCACCTGCGCGCCGTGCCGATCGCTCTTCGAGCGAATCTCGAAGACGGCGTCGGGCGTCCCGGCGAAATAGTTCTCGCGCTGGGCAGCGTCGAGGACGTTCCACCGCTCCGCGCGCACGAACGAACCGTCCGGAGCGAAGACCGATGAGTCAGGCAGACGATAGCCGGCGGTCGGACCGAAGACCTGACCGAGGCGGAACGCTTTGCTCCACACCATGAGCTGAAGGACCAGCTCGCTGTTCCGCAGGTCGGACCCGGCGCCGTTCGGGGTCACCAGCAGGCTCCCGTCGGCCAAGCGCTCGACGGAATAACCGCCGTTGAGCTCGTGCAGCTGCATGAGCTCTTCGTCGGTCGGCGGGGTGATCGGACGGAAGACGACGGCCATCGGCGTGTCACGCGATTCTATCACGCCGCTCCGCTCGCTCGCCAAGGGCGGAGGCCGGGCGCAGCCGCGGTGCCGAAGGCTACCCGGTGTCCGAGCGCGGCTTCTACGTCACCACCCCCATCTATTACATCAGCGGAACGCCGCACATCGGGCACGCGTACACCTCGATCGCGGCCGACATCCTGGTGCGCACCGCGCGGGCGCACGGCCCGGCGCGCGCGCTGACCGGCACCGACGAGCACGGCCAGAAGGTCGCCGCCGCCGCCGAGGCGGCCGGGCAGACGCCGCACGAGTACGTCGACGCGCTCGTCCCGCGCTGGCGCCAGCTCTTGGCCGCCTACGAGACCAGCTTCGACGACTTCATCCGCACCACCGAGCCGCGACACGCGCACACGTGTCTGGCGCTGTTCGAGCGAATGCGCGCCAACGGCGACGTCTACGAGGGCGTCTACGAAGGCTGGTACTGCACCAACGACGAGACGTTCTGGCCCGAAGCCAAGCTCATCGACGGCCGCTGTCCGAATCCCGAGTGCCGCCGTCCGGTGCAGTGGCTCTCGGAGAAGAACTGGTTCTTCCGGCTCTCGGCGTACACCGAGCGTTTGCGCGCGCACTTCCTGGCCAATCCGAACTTCTTGCGGCCGCAGTCGCGCTACAACGAGATGATGGCGCTGCTCGACGAAGGGCTCGAGGATCTCTCGATCTCGCGCTCGTCGTTCGACTGGGGCATCCCGCTGCCCGGCGGCGGCGTGCTCTACGTCTGGTTCGACGCGCTGATCAACTACATCAGCGCGCTGGGCTGGCCCGAGGATCCCGACGGCCTGTTCGCCGCGTTCTGGCCCGGGCTGCACTTGATCGGCAAGGAGATCGCGCGCTTCCACACGCTGATCTGGCCGGCCATGCTGTGGTCGGCGGGACTCGAAGCGCCGGCACGCGTCTTCGCGCACGGCTGGATCCTGGTCGAAGGCGAGAAGATGTCGAAGTCGGTCGGCAACGTCATCGAGCCGTTCGCGCTGGTGCGCGAGTTCGGCGCCGACGCGGTGCGCTATTTCCTGTTCCGCGAAGCGCCGTTCGGCAGCGACTTCTCGATCTCGCTCGAGAAGCTGCGCCAGCGCCACAACAGCGATCTGGGCAACGATCTGGGCAACCTGCTGCGCCGTTCGCTGGCGATGCTGGCACGCTACCGCGACGGCCTGGTTCCCGAGCCGCCGGCCACCAGCGAGCTGGCCGAACGCTTCGCCGACGTGCCGGCGCTGGTGCGCGATCACGTCGCGGCGCTGCGCTTTCGCGAAGCGCTCGACGAGATCTGGAACCTGGTCGGCGCGCTCAACCGCGCGATCGACGAACGCAAGCCGTGGGAGCTCTACAAGCAGGAACGCGGCGTCGAGCTCGACGCGCTGCTCTACGAGCTGTGCGAGGGGCTGCGCTGGCTGGCGCTGCTGCTGTTCCCCTTCATGCCGGTCAAGACGAGCGAGATCTGGCGACAGCTCGGCCTGGACGGCACGCCCGAACGCACCTGGGCCGACGCGCTGCAATGGGGACTGCTCGCCCCCGGTACCCAGACGACCCCCGGCGACCCGCTCTTCCCGCGCCTCGAAGCGGCCGCGGTGTAACGGTCACGGCGGCTTGCCGTACTCGTCGATCGTGCCGTTGGCGCGCTCGCGCGCCAGCACCGCTTCGCAGCGCGCGCGATAGAACGCGCACACGACGCGCGAGAGCGGGAACGGGTCGGGCAGCACGTAGCCGGGCGGCGGTTCCTGCAAGTTGAACTGCACGGTGCGGCGGGTGAGGAGCGGATCGTTGCCGGCGGGGAAGCGCTGCGGCCACGGGACGTCGACCGTGTCGACATAGCCGTCGCTGAAGTGCCACGTGCAGTGCAGCCAGTGATAGTCGATCCCGTTGACCCGCTTGTAGTCGATGATGTCGTAGCACGGCGCGACGTCGCTGCTGACTTCACCCGGCGTCCCGGCCAGAATGGGGTTGTACTGCTTCATCGTCTCCGTGCCGCCCGGGGTCGCCGTCGGCGGCCCTTGCGCGACGTCGTGCTGCGCTTGCGCGATGGTCTGCGAGAACTTCGCGTCGAGCGCGGCGATCTGTTGCGGATCGAGGGCGCTCGAGGCGTGCTGCGGCGGGCCGTGCGGGCGCGAGAGCTCGACGTGATTCGCGACGACGGTGGGGGCCTTGGGGGCGTGGACGGGACGCGTCTTGGTGATGCCGGTCGGGCGCTTCACCACCGGATGGTGCGCGAAGCCCTTCGAGGGCAGGCGCTGCGCCACCGCGTGCGGCGCGATCGACGGCAGCGCGACCTTGCTGGGGATCTTGACCGGCGTCGGCGTCGGCTTGGGGGTGGGCGTGACGACCGGGCGCGGCGTCGGGCTGGGGCTGGGCGTGGGCAGCGGCTTGAGGTGCTCGATCGTGATGCGCTGCGTCTCCGCGGCGACGTCGCGCTCGGCGCGCGGCTTGAGCGCGCTCCAGAACGTCGTCCAGACCGTCCCGCCCAGCACGTGGACGAGCAGCGAGACGACGATCGCCCAAAGAAGCAAGCGGCGGGCAGATTTGCCGCGCTCGGGGAAGAGCTGCACGGAGGTACTAACGTTCCGACATGATCGATACGCATGCGCACGTGCACGATCGCGCCTTCGACGAAGACCGCGACGCAATGCTTGCGCGGGCTCGCGACGCAGGCGTCGAGCAGATCGTAACGGTCGGATGCGACCTCGACGATAGCCGGCGTGCCTGCGTCATAGCTGAGTCCTTTCACCTTTTCTCCACCATCGGCATCCACCCGCACGAGGCCAAGGACGCCCCCGCCGACCTGGACGGCGCGTTCGACGCGCTGCGCGCGCAGTACGGCGACCGGATCGTCGCGGTCGGCGAGACGGGCTTGGACTACTACTACGACCACAGCCCGCGGCCGGTGCAGCAGGCGGTTCTGGCGGCCCAATTGCGCTACGCGCGCGAGCGCGCGCTGCCGCTCGTCTTCCATCAGCGCGACGCGCACGACGACTTCGTCGACGCCCTGCGCGCCGGTTACGATCCGGCCTCGCAGCGCGGCATCGTCCACTGCTTCACCGGGACCGCCGAGCAGGCGCGCCAGTTCACCGGCGAGTTCGGGCTGCTGCTGGGGATCGGGGGCGTGGTCACCTTCAAGACGGCCGGCGGGCTGCGGGAAGCGGTCGCCGCGGTCGGTCTCGAGCACCTCGTCCTCGAAACCGACTGCCCGTACCTGGCCCCCGTCCCCCGTCGCGGCCAGCGCAACGAGCCGGCGTACGTCGCCGACACGGCCCGCGTGGTGGCCGAAGTGCTCGGCGTCGCGGGCGCGACGGTGAGCGCGCGGACCGACGCCAACGCGCGCGGGGTCTTTGGTCCGCGCGTCTAAGGTGTTGTGGTGCAGCCCAAGGCCGCCTACGTGCGGGACATGTTCGCGAC
The window above is part of the Candidatus Sulfotelmatobacter sp. genome. Proteins encoded here:
- a CDS encoding ABC transporter permease; protein product: MSTLAVIFNAEFVRRIRSRPYLIGTAIGALGVALIAVIPSFMVHAVSSSTRNLVLVGPPALTTPAGAALRPDFSVVAVLPRLDATPTLAFLDAHRHASAVATLSRTGSRLHALVYARDPSLFPSSFARDLGPLQIALATGAPLESVRSRLTVPIDVRDVAGRFENAGEADAAKAVAYLFVLLLYLAILLNAQAISTSVTEEKTNRIAELLVAAVDPVQLLTAKILAATATGFVQLGVWTAIGFLAGSKLTEGFTNGDVGANAGPLAISSSEILLFVAFFLVGFAQYSVLFAGGASLVSRTEDVGSITGPLMLPVVGAFVLAQLGIQFPNGPLMSSASFVPLLAPFVMFTRIAVTPVPAWQIALSLAINVAAAILFALIAGRVYRVGMLLYGRPPSLRQIVAAMRA
- a CDS encoding MFS transporter, with amino-acid sequence MPRALLPILAITFVDILGFTLLIPLLPFYATTLGASPVVVGAIYATVAVCSLLSSPLWGRLSDRIGRRGVLLAAQVAALIGFVLLASSNTLWMIFVARAIEGLGGGGLGITQAYVTDVTAPEQRARAFGLVGATFGLGFLIGPATAGLLVRFGYHVPFAAAAGLELITVMLTLTLLPESRGAVTTLPPLREVKRSLTTAPLGRLVLTQFAFSIGFTSWIGGFALFAQRVLGFGPERTSQVYILFAVVGIVVQVALIGRLVAWLGEGRVALAGFACAILAYATVAFIDRAAFFYPFIVLWSISGSLIRPTLGSLIADAAPGDQRGTILSINDSLNNVAFIVGPLIATRVLMAAPHLTGIVPAFFSAVALALGLGLLMRAPRAEGRLAT
- a CDS encoding TIGR00300 family protein, which translates into the protein MSSASPSGTVVRRIELRGHIIDSGIFNRVLGILTDDDRTAYVIEEFESGQTKTEPSYARLRIEAEDPQHLDEILEKLQRDAGVEVLDEGDVALEPAPADGVLPDDFYATTNYATQVRVRGVWLEVANPEMDCAIVLDDGGAVTVAPSDVKRGDAVVVGHAGVKIAIPPRARKRDVFEFMASAVSSEKPRHALLGELARELLAVLRAGKRVLLVGGPAIIHTGAGPYLAELIRDGYVNALYAGNALAVHDIESQFFGTSLGVKLEDAFPAEEGHVHHLRTVNRIRALGGIREAIDAGLLTGGVMYEAYRKHIPVVLCGSIRDDGPLPDVITDVIECQRAMRRHVPEFGMALLVCTLLHSIAVGNLLPASCKTVCVDINPSSVTKLTDRGSHQTLGIVMDASSFLRELSLALRVAEAEAIATR
- the rsmI gene encoding 16S rRNA (cytidine(1402)-2'-O)-methyltransferase, translated to MGLVFVPTPLGNLRDVTLRALDVLRDAPLVVAEDSRVARRLLTALGLGAKDVWTYQEHNARAVTPGILERARTETVAVVTDAGTPGISDPGSALVAAARAAGIPVEVLPGPAAFVVAAVLSGFDLRSFRFAGFPPRASGARRTAFRAALGETTVWYEAPHRIRAALADLAAVAPERRVFLVRELTKLYEQQVLGTAAEIDAALAEPVRGEIAFVVEGDPASDASDAVSPDELDAAIDAGLAEGLTISALAKRLADAGHGERRHLYAQASARKAERAGSDVE
- a CDS encoding TatD family hydrolase — translated: MIDTHAHVHDRAFDEDRDAMLARARDAGVEQIVTVGCDLDDSRRACVIAESFHLFSTIGIHPHEAKDAPADLDGAFDALRAQYGDRIVAVGETGLDYYYDHSPRPVQQAVLAAQLRYARERALPLVFHQRDAHDDFVDALRAGYDPASQRGIVHCFTGTAEQARQFTGEFGLLLGIGGVVTFKTAGGLREAVAAVGLEHLVLETDCPYLAPVPRRGQRNEPAYVADTARVVAEVLGVAGATVSARTDANARGVFGPRV
- a CDS encoding ATP-binding cassette domain-containing protein is translated as MGSLVLSGVARSFGSVAAVRDVSFTVPSGITFGLLGPNGAGKTTTMRMILGILIPDRGTVSWDGRAVDLRVRRQFGYLPEERGLYAKLKVRDQIAYFGRLHGVMPPYDARRAEAWIERLGLQAYADRPCGELSKGNQQKVQVACAALHQPSLLVLDEPFSGLDPVNADMLLATLRELQREGTSLILSSHQMWQIEDLCEQFCIIAEGTVRAAGTLTELRAGWPTRVVEVEPATTPLRAILDATPGARAIAGPNAGTLTYEVPADLDTAALLRDLVGAGAITRFARLEPRLQDVYLRAIGAAA
- a CDS encoding Uma2 family endonuclease, with the translated sequence MIESRDTPMAVVFRPITPPTDEELMQLHELNGGYSVERLADGSLLVTPNGAGSDLRNSELVLQLMVWSKAFRLGQVFGPTAGYRLPDSSVFAPDGSFVRAERWNVLDAAQRENYFAGTPDAVFEIRSKSDRHGAQVRKCANWSRHGAHLVVLVDPYERTVDRWVDGAHQELGSISQLDCGPVMPGFVLDVVALLDV
- a CDS encoding metallophosphatase domain-containing protein; this translates as MRLVAVSDTHGHLPAHAVPDGDVLIHAGDLTRMGTLEQIAAAGAWLRSLPHRDKIVIAGNHDFAFEREPAAALAAFGEGFTYLLDAGVTIAGVRFWGSPWQPQFFDWAFNLDRGAPLAEKWALVPGDTDVLITHGPPQGILDRTAGGDAAGCADLLARVAAVRPRAHVFGHIHEAAGVVERDGTTFVNASICDLRYRPVNPPRVLDL
- the metG gene encoding methionine--tRNA ligase; this encodes MSERGFYVTTPIYYISGTPHIGHAYTSIAADILVRTARAHGPARALTGTDEHGQKVAAAAEAAGQTPHEYVDALVPRWRQLLAAYETSFDDFIRTTEPRHAHTCLALFERMRANGDVYEGVYEGWYCTNDETFWPEAKLIDGRCPNPECRRPVQWLSEKNWFFRLSAYTERLRAHFLANPNFLRPQSRYNEMMALLDEGLEDLSISRSSFDWGIPLPGGGVLYVWFDALINYISALGWPEDPDGLFAAFWPGLHLIGKEIARFHTLIWPAMLWSAGLEAPARVFAHGWILVEGEKMSKSVGNVIEPFALVREFGADAVRYFLFREAPFGSDFSISLEKLRQRHNSDLGNDLGNLLRRSLAMLARYRDGLVPEPPATSELAERFADVPALVRDHVAALRFREALDEIWNLVGALNRAIDERKPWELYKQERGVELDALLYELCEGLRWLALLLFPFMPVKTSEIWRQLGLDGTPERTWADALQWGLLAPGTQTTPGDPLFPRLEAAAV